Genomic DNA from Calonectris borealis chromosome 4, bCalBor7.hap1.2, whole genome shotgun sequence:
ATTCAGCAATTTCCAGATGGCAAGCGTTGCATATAGACGAGCTGGAAGCCCTGACCATGGTCAGGCAATCAGCCAAAAAACTGCTGCAGCacaaagataaatttaaaaagctGACAGGCTGTCCTCTGGGAAAACTAGGCCTAGTTCAGTTGAAGATTTCTCTTTTAAGTGTTCTGTAGTAAGGCTGTATAGTAGGATATTGCAGTACGACATCAAGAAAAGTCAAACCTGTCTCTTGGTTCTTCTGCCAGTGAagttaaaaggaattttttaatttacctCCAAGACAACAGGGTTATGCCATTatcagggaggggagaggaaaaaacataattCCAGGTTTTGTCATACATGCAATTTGTGAGTCTCTCACCGCTAAACAAAAAAATGTACAGACACTTactttgctgtgctgcttctaGGAAAGAATAAGCTGCAGCTAAACCTGCTTTAAATCACTATAAAAGCTGTCAGTTGCCTATTAAAGATGGTCTTTTACTAAGCGATGATCAAAATTGTATTCTTTTCTTGTGAAATACTTAAATACTTTCAAATGGTTGCTGAAAGCAGAGAAGTGGAGATTTTTTGCAAGATTCATGTTGTTTCTGGTTTGATTTCCATTCTGACTCTCCTTTGTAACTTACATTCCACGTAAGACTTCAGttgcagtgaaatatttataCAGTCATTTTGGTCTTCCAGCATTGCCACTAGACAGGAATGATTTAGgtattctgcatttcttcctccgACTATAGAGTTGTTGATGTGGATTTCCAGCAGGTAGTATGTATTATGCTCTACTTCTTCTTTCTCGGAAACCGTAGTGAAattaaagtatttataaaaataaataacatcttttgttttcacttcaaGTGAGCCTTTTGCTTTTGgaactaaaaattaaaacaaaactgttatATAACATATGGTAGACAAAGAGACAACTctcagaaagaataataaaataagttCTCTGTTTCATTTGCAAAAACATACAGTAGGCTTTTACATTGACTATGATAAAATGGACAAAAGGATACCATGTAAATTTATTCTTAACAGATCTGAAGAGTAGTGATTATCCATACAAAATATATTTCCCCTGCAAATTATAGCTCCTTTTTTGCTTTACTACCAGCTTCAGAGTtttcagttttttgttgttttgtcgTCTGTTATCAAAGGTAACAGAGACAAAAATCAggctatgaaaaaaataaaaaccaagtaaAAGCCATATGATGATAGAGATTTGAAGTGTACATCTAGTCTATCTGCTATCAATTGCAGAAGGTCCTTGTTTCACTTCAAACCACACAAGCTGTGAGACTTGCACAATGTTAACAAGAAACATCAGTAGGTGAGAAAGTGTTAAATTTGTATAGGTATAACTGAAAACAGAGTTTGTccacatattttttgttttgttattttccatACTTGGTAAGACAGCTATTTTGTAATAAGAAAATGATGCATTTGGAAAAGAACTGCATTTCTTACATTCAGGACTTGGCCTGTTGCCCCTGTTGCTGACTATGTTAGTAACGCAAAATTCAGAGGCATCCTCTTCCCCAAAAGTTTCCAGATACTTTGCAAGTGTATATGGCACAGAAGGAATATGCTGCTACTGCTCTGAAAAGATGTGGATGTTGCTGAACTCTTCTCTGTATTGCTGTGCCAGTCTTTACTCAGTACTGCCTTCTATGAAACATGCAAGGCCATTTCTGATACTACACAGTTGTGGATATCATAGACTACAAGCACAAAAATTGTTATTTCTTGTATAGCTGCCATCTGAATAGTTACCATCTTTGAATTAGTTCTTCAGATACTTGCTCACCTATCTTCATATAATATCAGCAATCAACAGGTAGAGTTCCGCaatgacatttaaaagcaaattcagcGTGAAAACTGATCAGAAACTACAACTccctaaaaataaatgaaatattttagaaaatttagcaagattaaaagaataaagatgGGGATATAAGAGTGTTCATAAAAGCCAGGTGGCAGAGGTCAAATTTGCAACAGAAATATTCCAGATGGCTGCTGGATCAGGCATTCTTTTCTCACAGCAACCTCCTTCTGGACCAATACAAAGCCCCCTGAAGATAATGACATCCCCTGCACCCATTATTTTATACAAGATcctcaaagaaaagaaatcagcattttgcTACCGACATGTTTCACTGACAGCCATAAATGAATGCCACTGAGAATGTGCATTTTCTAGCCATGCAAAGACAAGTTAAAAAAAGCCATTGTTCATAGATTTTCAAAGACCATAGAGAACCAGCAGCATATCgtaattttcttttaactacCAAATGAAAACATGTCTTTTATGTTGTAATTAACTActtcaaaattcagtatttctctTCCCCTACTTACTCTTTTTAGCTACTGATCCTGATCCTTGATGATCAACATTCACATCTGTCTTGAATTCACACTCTTTGTGTTTAGTAGGGGACTGTTGTTCCCTCCTGGATGACTGGCAAATacatggaatattttggaaatcGGAATGGCTTACAATGGCCTTCAGTAAAATAGTctggttttctcttctttgtttcagTGATCTTTTGCAAGAATTGTTAAAAGTACAAAGTGGAAAAGTGGTGTTATTTGATGAACAGGTATCCACGCATGACACAATTACAGTgttagctgtaaaaaaaaaaaaaaaagagtactagCAAGACAGTCATATAGACACACGGGCAAATACGTACATGGAAGCATCATGTAACAAATACTTCAACCATCTTACAATGAAATGCACTTTCTTTCTTGAGCGTTACAGCAGGGTATTGAATGCATCAACAAGTGAGAGAAAGCAAGCACAGAGCCTTCGCACAACCTCGATGCTGGATGTTATTGCTGAATTGTATGAAATCTCTTGCAATACTAACTTGAATTTGTGGTGGTATCTAGTCACATTCCTGTTTCAAAGCTGCTCCGATTTGATTGTACTTGAAAAGACGATGAAAGCACTCACGTTTGGAGGGGGAACTTAGCCCTGGAACTGTGCAGTTGCAACGCACGAGTGAAGTATGTTGTAAAATAGCTATAATCAGAGTGAAAACTTTCTTTCCAATGACATTGAAACCACACAGTTAAAACACACAGAAACGCTGCTGAATCCTCTCATCACCCCCTTCATGTTCTCTTATGTTCAATCAACAAACACAAATCTTAATTATGAACATCAGTTTTGGTATTCATAGTCaaatttcagtataaaattaCCATAGTTAGAGTACATTAATGCAGTTCCGGCAAGTAGCAAAACCcacataaaattaattattaatgaGTGTTATTTTAGCTGTCTTCCACAATAAAATAGGGCTTTATTGTACAATTCATGCATTTTTACTTGAGTTAGCTTTGAACTATTttttcaacatgaaaaaaaagttaagaataaAAACTTCTGGAACCCCAACATGAAATATTCATTTATGAATACAAATAACCACTTCCTGGAGTTGATGCAGCACTAACCTATAGTTAGTGAGCTTCCAATTCTAGTCATACCCTTGCATCTCTATGAAGACGAAATTTTGCATCTAACTCCCATTATGAGTAATTGGAGCAATATGTTCATAAATCCTTGTCTATAGAGAGAAAAACATAGCCTTTAATTGCTCCAGTGCTCAGCCACAATCTGACAGCTTCAACAGGCCACCTGTGCTCACATTGCAGCAGGCTGACTTCAGAAACAGTTCAGTAAAGGATTTCAGACaggatacagaaataaaatccaaaatcCAACGCCAAAGTCAATTATCTTCACTTTACTAACACTGCATCAGAGAGTCATAAACTCCTTATAAAACATAATAAATTGAAATGTAGAATACACATCCTATGCAGTAtgcaaataattcattttaatacaaaaaggaaaaatgtcagaCAAAATTTAAGGCTTGATCTTTCCCTAAGGCAAGTCAAAACATTTTCCTCGAAACGTTTACGATCTGACCCACGCAACCTGGAGTGGAGCAGGTCTTGAGGTCAAATTCTTCCAGCTGAAGGAGGCGTTTTGTGCAGAGCCTCTCTATGGAGATGAGCCAGGAGCAGAAATTGAATGCTTATTTTGCTTTCACAGCAAGGCGTGTGTGCATCTGAGCAACCAGTCTAAAACCACTGCTACAGCTCTCAAGGTCAACTGATGGTAATTCCCTACTGTACCCCTTTCACCAAGAAATTTGTACACGGGCTTGGGAATCCACTGACTGTGCTGTGACCAGCAGTCTACATAGAGCACTATGAAGTCCATTTTGGACTTCACATGCAGCTAAACAGGCTCCAGAGCTGCCTGTGAGCCAGGTTATAGATATGTAAAAGGCCTGTTTTCTGAGCCGAAAAAGTTTGAATGCTGTCCTGTTAGGGAGGGTGCTTACCATCCTCTTGAAAGATCTCTACTGAGAAAGCCATTCAAATTACCATCTAGCATCTgtaactttattttcttccaactCGCAGGACTGTGGACTTTCTAGGGAAGGATATATGTTGAACACTGTA
This window encodes:
- the TMEM156 gene encoding transmembrane protein 156 gives rise to the protein MCLLLRKSELFRLVLGIITMFILCLPEFFKIHEANTVIVSCVDTCSSNNTTFPLCTFNNSCKRSLKQRRENQTILLKAIVSHSDFQNIPCICQSSRREQQSPTKHKECEFKTDVNVDHQGSGSVAKKIPKAKGSLEVKTKDVIYFYKYFNFTTVSEKEEVEHNTYYLLEIHINNSIVGGRNAEYLNHSCLVAMLEDQNDCINISLQLKSYVEYPMCMTKIIWLTMIPVVFVLTISIVIYKIVQENEQNYYKHRVAAVSTILRRRSSRHARRTVCATKIHPFPVVKTSKQQIPPTAQTTEILPIIPEQEHCHVGASIVEVSDVAI